The Aeromicrobium yanjiei genome includes a region encoding these proteins:
- a CDS encoding MmgE/PrpD family protein — MTGVSLTADLVARAQALHGAVPDEVLGSARLHLLDALGVGALGARRGPLKGFSRLAGGVHAGGRSSVLGVTGTAPAPVAALVNGSYIHSLEFDDTHVASVMHGSATLAPAALAVAQETGADGAAMLSAYAIAWEILIRMGQASPGTLQARGFQTTSTAGPFAAALVSSLLHGDEPDLAVNALGIAGSQPGGTFAFLEEGSTVKAGQPAWAAHSGLWAAELARAGMTGPSRVLEGERGFFQLYADDPGAPDRLRDELTTLGDRWHLTDAAFKLIPCCHFIHPFVEALGLVLDAGIEAGEIAGIHCHVPRGAVPVIAEPWADRQTPRTPHDARWSLPYVLAGRAVDGRVDLDLFDTPVGGERLDLSTRISYEVWEDSGFPARFPARIEVTLTDGRVVESSVDDVIGGAGRPVDAAAVLAKARANLLGAGLGEDRTERLVHELIDEPSPRPSLVGELLAGGTG, encoded by the coding sequence ATGACCGGGGTGAGCCTGACGGCAGACCTCGTGGCCCGCGCGCAGGCGCTGCACGGCGCGGTGCCGGACGAGGTGCTCGGCTCCGCGCGACTTCACCTGCTCGACGCCCTCGGTGTCGGGGCGCTCGGCGCTCGGCGTGGTCCGCTGAAGGGCTTCTCGCGGCTGGCCGGCGGAGTGCACGCAGGCGGCCGATCGAGCGTGCTGGGGGTGACCGGCACGGCGCCCGCGCCCGTGGCGGCGCTGGTCAACGGCTCCTACATCCACTCCCTCGAGTTCGACGACACGCACGTCGCGTCCGTGATGCACGGCAGCGCGACCCTCGCACCGGCCGCCCTCGCGGTCGCGCAGGAGACGGGCGCCGACGGGGCCGCGATGCTGTCGGCGTACGCGATCGCGTGGGAGATCCTCATCCGCATGGGCCAGGCGAGCCCGGGAACGCTGCAGGCCCGCGGCTTCCAGACCACGTCGACGGCGGGACCGTTCGCCGCGGCGCTCGTGTCGTCGCTGCTGCACGGCGACGAGCCGGACCTCGCGGTGAACGCGCTGGGCATCGCGGGCAGCCAGCCCGGTGGCACCTTCGCCTTCCTCGAGGAGGGCAGCACGGTCAAGGCCGGGCAGCCCGCCTGGGCGGCGCACTCGGGGCTGTGGGCGGCCGAGCTCGCCCGAGCCGGGATGACCGGCCCGTCGCGGGTGCTCGAGGGGGAGCGTGGCTTCTTCCAGCTCTACGCCGACGACCCGGGAGCACCAGATCGGCTGCGCGACGAGCTCACGACTCTCGGCGACCGCTGGCACCTGACCGACGCCGCCTTCAAGCTGATCCCCTGCTGCCACTTCATCCACCCCTTCGTCGAGGCGCTCGGACTCGTGCTGGACGCGGGGATCGAGGCCGGGGAGATCGCCGGCATCCACTGCCATGTCCCCCGGGGTGCGGTGCCGGTCATCGCCGAGCCGTGGGCCGACCGGCAGACGCCGCGCACGCCGCACGACGCCCGCTGGAGCCTGCCGTACGTCCTGGCGGGCCGAGCGGTCGACGGACGGGTCGACCTCGACCTGTTCGACACGCCGGTGGGCGGTGAGCGCCTGGACCTGTCGACCCGCATCTCCTACGAGGTGTGGGAGGACTCCGGCTTCCCGGCCAGGTTCCCCGCGCGGATCGAGGTGACCCTGACCGATGGTCGGGTGGTCGAGTCGTCGGTCGACGACGTGATCGGTGGGGCCGGCCGGCCCGTCGACGCCGCCGCGGTGCTGGCCAAGGCGCGCGCCAACCTGCTCGGCGCCGGCCTCGGCGAGGACCGGACCGAGCGCCTGGTGCATGAGCTCATCGACGAGCCGTCGCCCCGTCCGTCGCTGGTGGGCGAGCTCCTCGCGGGCGGTACCGGGTGA
- a CDS encoding MmgE/PrpD family protein, translating to MTGVPADWTAWRERLAARIEGVTPGSLLADDALRRKAALVLMDDLAAMHVGASHAEVIALAQSFASPIAPGESMTALGSRGPRDKVAAVNAAAAGWDELDEGYRPATCHGGLYTVPAVIAEAEATGRTLEEVLAAVVVGYEVVTAFARAFPAPRPLVLHPHATLSPIGAAAAVTWLRTGSAARVMQAVDVAATLSMSGPFSHAVSGALVRNAWAGAGAVLGFLASDLASAGLGGEPTGPVDVFAAGYGQAADDSELAGPHGSWAILDGYHKVYAACQYAHSALEAALELAQGPLEGRSVDEIAEVVVLTHPLAYSLDNRQPTTTLAGKFSLPHVVAAVLVTGRTDPATFGEELLDDPAVASLRQRVRLAPFEPLPAAPHDRPARLTVTLTDESATSLEAQVLSAVGGPDRPLEEDQVLDKITQLTSAAPRLASVAHRVVATRELDGEPWSVVLAEAWQR from the coding sequence GTGACGGGCGTGCCCGCCGACTGGACCGCCTGGCGAGAACGCCTCGCCGCCCGCATCGAGGGGGTCACCCCCGGGTCGCTGCTGGCCGACGACGCGCTGCGCCGCAAGGCCGCCCTCGTCCTGATGGACGACCTCGCGGCGATGCACGTCGGCGCGTCCCACGCCGAGGTCATCGCCCTCGCCCAGTCGTTCGCGTCGCCGATCGCGCCGGGCGAGTCGATGACGGCGCTCGGGAGCAGGGGTCCGCGCGACAAGGTCGCCGCGGTCAACGCCGCCGCAGCGGGGTGGGACGAGCTCGACGAGGGCTACCGTCCCGCGACCTGCCACGGCGGTCTCTACACGGTCCCCGCGGTCATCGCCGAGGCCGAGGCCACGGGTCGTACGCTCGAGGAGGTCCTGGCCGCGGTCGTGGTGGGCTATGAGGTCGTCACGGCGTTCGCCCGCGCCTTCCCCGCCCCCCGCCCGCTCGTGCTGCACCCGCACGCGACGCTGTCGCCCATCGGTGCCGCAGCCGCCGTGACCTGGCTGCGCACGGGGTCGGCCGCGCGCGTGATGCAGGCGGTCGACGTGGCCGCAACCCTGTCGATGTCGGGTCCGTTCAGCCACGCGGTCTCGGGCGCACTGGTCCGCAACGCGTGGGCCGGAGCGGGCGCGGTGCTCGGCTTCCTCGCCTCCGACCTCGCCTCGGCGGGTCTCGGGGGCGAGCCCACAGGGCCGGTCGACGTGTTCGCGGCCGGCTACGGCCAGGCGGCCGACGACTCCGAGCTCGCGGGACCGCACGGGTCGTGGGCGATCCTGGACGGGTACCACAAGGTCTACGCGGCCTGTCAGTACGCGCACTCGGCCCTCGAGGCGGCGCTCGAGCTGGCACAGGGCCCGCTCGAGGGACGCTCGGTCGACGAGATCGCCGAGGTCGTCGTCTTGACCCACCCGCTCGCCTACTCGCTCGACAACCGCCAGCCGACGACGACCCTGGCCGGGAAGTTCTCCCTGCCGCACGTCGTGGCCGCGGTGCTCGTCACGGGCCGCACCGACCCGGCGACGTTCGGCGAGGAGCTGCTCGACGATCCTGCGGTCGCGAGCCTGCGTCAGCGGGTGCGCCTCGCACCGTTCGAGCCGCTGCCGGCCGCCCCGCACGATCGTCCTGCCCGTCTCACGGTGACGCTCACCGACGAGTCCGCGACGTCGCTCGAGGCCCAGGTCCTGAGCGCGGTCGGCGGGCCGGACCGACCGCTCGAGGAGGACCAGGTGCTCGACAAGATCACCCAGCTCACGTCGGCGGCGCCGAGGCTCGCATCCGTCGCCCACCGCGTGGTCGCCACGCGGGAGCTGGACGGAGAGCCGTGGAGCGTCGTGCTCGCCGAGGCGTGGCAGCGATGA
- a CDS encoding FAD-dependent oxidoreductase, producing MSTQQSTPEVDVDVIVVGAGGGGLAAALAASDAGASVVVLEKLDAPGGNTALSTGSIPAAGSRFQREAGVEDDPERMTADLLRQSGPHEAEHLTRRLAETSAELVEWLVDDHQIGLALITDYKHVGHSVTRLHAPRSRRGIDLTNDLVAACGRAGVDVVTGNPVTELLVEDGVVGGVVVEGERTERYTIRAHAVILAANGYAANRELVAQWAPELAGLEYFGAHGSTGEAIEWGLELGGRLRNQGAFQGYAAVAYPHGSILSWTTQEKGGVIVDSRGVRLGDEIVGYSGFAAEVVKGTAPIWAVYDTRIRDITLREDEFAELVEMGGAKECATLEELASLIGVDADALGSTLDDYAAAARGEQPDAHGRTDFGLAPLTAPYVASRVSPGLFHTQGGLDIDVDGRVLRDGGSPVPGLFAVGGVAAGVSGQHGGRGYSSGNGLLTAVGLGRLAGIAATVQP from the coding sequence ATGAGCACGCAGCAGTCCACCCCAGAAGTCGACGTCGACGTCATCGTCGTCGGAGCCGGAGGTGGCGGCCTCGCTGCCGCCCTGGCGGCGTCCGACGCCGGCGCCTCGGTCGTCGTGCTGGAGAAGCTCGATGCTCCCGGTGGCAACACCGCCTTGTCGACCGGGTCGATCCCCGCCGCCGGCTCGCGCTTCCAGCGCGAGGCGGGGGTCGAGGACGATCCCGAGCGCATGACCGCCGACCTGCTGCGGCAGAGCGGGCCGCACGAGGCCGAGCACCTGACGCGCCGGCTGGCCGAGACGTCGGCCGAGCTCGTCGAGTGGCTCGTGGACGACCACCAGATCGGGCTCGCGCTGATCACGGACTACAAGCACGTGGGCCACTCGGTCACCCGGCTGCACGCGCCTCGTTCGCGCCGCGGGATCGACCTGACGAACGACCTCGTGGCTGCCTGTGGACGCGCGGGCGTCGACGTCGTGACCGGCAACCCGGTCACCGAGCTGCTCGTCGAGGACGGCGTCGTGGGCGGCGTGGTCGTCGAGGGCGAGCGCACCGAGCGCTACACGATCCGTGCGCACGCGGTGATCCTGGCCGCCAACGGCTACGCGGCCAACCGCGAGCTCGTGGCCCAGTGGGCCCCCGAGCTCGCGGGCCTGGAGTACTTCGGCGCGCACGGCTCGACCGGCGAGGCCATCGAGTGGGGCCTCGAGCTGGGCGGACGCCTGCGCAACCAGGGGGCGTTCCAGGGCTATGCCGCGGTCGCATACCCCCACGGCTCGATCCTGTCGTGGACGACGCAGGAGAAGGGCGGCGTCATCGTCGACTCGCGCGGCGTGCGGCTGGGCGACGAGATCGTCGGCTACTCCGGGTTCGCGGCCGAGGTCGTCAAGGGCACGGCGCCGATCTGGGCGGTCTACGACACGCGCATCCGCGACATCACGCTGCGTGAGGACGAGTTCGCCGAGCTCGTCGAGATGGGTGGCGCCAAGGAGTGCGCGACGCTCGAGGAGCTGGCCTCGCTCATCGGCGTCGACGCCGATGCGCTGGGCTCGACGCTGGACGACTACGCGGCAGCAGCCCGCGGCGAGCAGCCGGACGCCCACGGCCGGACCGACTTCGGCCTCGCGCCGCTGACGGCGCCGTACGTCGCGTCACGGGTGTCGCCAGGCCTGTTCCACACCCAGGGCGGCCTCGACATCGACGTCGACGGGCGCGTGCTGCGTGACGGCGGCTCGCCGGTGCCCGGCCTGTTCGCCGTGGGCGGCGTGGCCGCCGGGGTCAGCGGCCAGCACGGCGGTCGTGGCTACTCCTCGGGCAACGGGCTCCTGACGGCGGTCGGGCTGGGCCGGCTCGCGGGGATCGCCGCGACGGTGCAGCCGTGA
- a CDS encoding SDR family NAD(P)-dependent oxidoreductase translates to MSGRFDGKIAWVSGASSGIGRGAAERLAAEGATVVLLGRDEARLAEAAATCGPTAVTGAFDVASEADVEAHVPGLLAEHGAPDIVVHAAGITVVGALDALTPTEWHHQMDVNLTSLYLLNRHLWPAMVPRGGSIVTLGSTASFAAFPQDAAYVASKGAILALTKAMALDGGPHGIRVNAVCPGFILTPNLQGYFDAQDDPAGAAAGAGAAAPLGRMGSPEDIAGAIAFLASDDASFVTGTSLLVDGGLLAKVPA, encoded by the coding sequence ATGAGCGGACGCTTCGACGGCAAGATCGCCTGGGTCTCCGGTGCGAGCTCGGGCATCGGACGGGGCGCGGCCGAGCGGCTCGCCGCCGAGGGCGCGACGGTGGTGCTGCTCGGTCGTGACGAGGCACGCCTCGCGGAGGCCGCTGCCACCTGCGGTCCGACGGCCGTCACCGGCGCGTTCGACGTCGCCTCGGAGGCCGATGTCGAGGCCCACGTCCCGGGTCTGCTCGCGGAGCACGGCGCGCCCGACATCGTCGTGCACGCCGCCGGCATCACGGTGGTCGGAGCGCTCGACGCCCTGACCCCGACCGAGTGGCACCACCAGATGGACGTCAACCTGACGAGCCTGTACCTGCTCAACCGGCACCTGTGGCCCGCGATGGTGCCGCGCGGCGGCTCGATCGTGACCCTCGGGTCGACGGCCTCGTTCGCCGCCTTCCCGCAGGATGCGGCATACGTCGCGTCGAAGGGTGCGATCCTCGCGCTGACCAAGGCCATGGCGCTCGACGGCGGACCGCACGGCATCCGGGTCAACGCGGTGTGCCCCGGCTTCATCCTGACGCCCAACCTGCAGGGCTACTTCGACGCGCAGGACGATCCTGCGGGCGCGGCAGCCGGAGCGGGAGCGGCGGCCCCCCTGGGTCGCATGGGATCGCCGGAGGACATCGCCGGCGCGATCGCGTTCCTGGCCTCCGACGACGCGTCGTTCGTCACCGGCACCTCGCTGCTGGTCGACGGCGGGTTGCTCGCCAAGGTGCCCGCCTGA